From Micromonospora sp. NBC_01699, a single genomic window includes:
- a CDS encoding S1C family serine protease — MDGEQIQPPPTESDALDAYSRVVTGVAARVLPSVAALAVRSARGNGAGSAVTFTADGLLLTSAHVVDGAEGGNATFADGTESRFDVVGADPLSDLAVLRVRATSVPPAELGDADRLRIGQLVVAVGNPMGLAGSVTAGVVSGLGRSLPARDGRLVRLIEDVIQTDAALNPGNSGGALADSAGRVIGVNTAVAGYGLGLAVPINSTTRQIIGDLVSTGRVRRAWLGVAGVPVPLPPEVAERTGQRRGLRVVEVVPGSPAGSAGIYLGDVLVSAGGRPVQSGQGLQRLMLGPAIGSRLPVTLLRRGAFVDVITIPAELTH, encoded by the coding sequence ATGGACGGCGAACAGATCCAGCCACCTCCCACCGAATCCGACGCCCTGGACGCGTACTCCCGGGTGGTCACCGGCGTGGCGGCCCGGGTCCTGCCGAGCGTTGCCGCGCTGGCGGTGCGCTCCGCACGGGGCAACGGGGCCGGCTCGGCGGTCACCTTCACCGCCGACGGTCTGCTGCTCACCAGCGCGCACGTGGTCGACGGAGCGGAGGGCGGTAACGCCACCTTCGCCGACGGCACCGAGTCCCGGTTCGACGTCGTCGGCGCCGACCCCCTCTCCGACCTGGCCGTACTCCGGGTCCGGGCGACCAGTGTGCCGCCGGCCGAACTCGGCGACGCCGACCGGCTCCGGATCGGCCAACTCGTGGTGGCCGTGGGCAACCCGATGGGGCTGGCCGGCTCGGTGACCGCCGGGGTGGTCTCCGGCCTGGGCCGCTCCCTGCCCGCCCGCGACGGCCGGCTGGTCCGGTTGATCGAGGACGTGATCCAGACCGACGCCGCCCTCAACCCCGGTAACTCGGGCGGGGCGCTGGCCGACTCCGCCGGCCGGGTGATCGGGGTGAACACCGCCGTCGCCGGGTACGGGCTCGGGCTGGCCGTACCGATCAACTCCACCACCCGCCAGATCATCGGCGACCTGGTCTCGACCGGTCGGGTACGCCGGGCCTGGCTCGGCGTCGCCGGGGTGCCGGTGCCGCTGCCCCCGGAGGTGGCCGAACGCACCGGTCAGCGCCGAGGACTGCGGGTGGTGGAGGTGGTGCCGGGCAGTCCCGCCGGCAGCGCCGGGATCTACCTCGGTGACGTACTCGTCTCGGCCGGCGGCCGACCGGTGCAGAGCGGGCAGGGTCTGCAACGCCTGATGCTCGGTCCCGCGATCGGCAGCCGCCTACCCGTCACCCTCCTCCGCCGAGGAGCCTTCGTCGACGTAATCACCATCCCAGCAGAGCTAACCCACTAG
- a CDS encoding cystathionine beta-synthase gives MRYYDNVVDLIGDTPLVRLHQVTAGIAATVLAKVEYFNPGGSVKDRIAVRMVEEAEQAGLLRPGGTIVEPTSGNTGVGLALVAQLKGYKCVFVCPDKVSEDKRNVLRAYGAEVVVCPTSVAPEDPRSYYNVSNRLAEEIPNAWKPNQYANPANPRSHYETTGPELWEQTEGRITHFVAGVGTGGTISGIGRYLKEVSGGAVKIIGADPEGSVYSGGTGRPYLVEGVGEDFWPDTYDRSVADEIIEVSDKASFDLTRRLAREEGLLVGGSCGMAVVAALEVARNAGPDDVVVVLLPDGGRGYLSKIFNDDWMARYGFLETGNAEPTVADALASKPGGVPELIHVHPTETVRDAIDYMREYAVSQLPVLKAEPPVVTGEVAGSIAERDLLDALFTGQAHLHDMIERHMGPPLPMIGGGQPVSEAVGLLEKSDAALVLVDGKPRGVLTRQDLLAHLGAR, from the coding sequence GTGCGCTACTACGACAATGTCGTCGATCTGATCGGGGACACGCCCCTGGTGCGGTTGCACCAGGTCACCGCCGGCATCGCCGCGACGGTGCTCGCCAAGGTGGAGTACTTCAACCCCGGCGGCTCGGTCAAGGACCGGATCGCAGTGCGGATGGTCGAGGAGGCGGAGCAGGCCGGCCTGCTCCGTCCGGGCGGCACCATCGTTGAGCCGACCAGTGGCAACACCGGTGTCGGGCTGGCCCTGGTCGCACAGCTCAAGGGCTACAAGTGCGTGTTCGTCTGCCCGGACAAGGTCAGCGAGGACAAGCGCAACGTGCTGCGGGCGTACGGGGCCGAGGTGGTGGTCTGCCCGACCAGCGTCGCGCCCGAGGACCCGCGCTCGTACTACAACGTCTCCAACCGGCTCGCCGAGGAGATCCCGAACGCCTGGAAGCCCAACCAGTACGCCAACCCGGCGAACCCCCGGTCGCACTACGAGACGACCGGTCCGGAGCTGTGGGAGCAGACCGAGGGGCGGATCACCCACTTCGTGGCCGGGGTGGGCACCGGCGGCACCATCTCCGGGATCGGCCGCTACCTCAAGGAGGTCTCCGGCGGGGCGGTGAAGATCATCGGCGCCGACCCGGAGGGCTCGGTCTACTCCGGCGGTACCGGTCGGCCGTACCTGGTCGAGGGGGTGGGCGAGGACTTCTGGCCGGACACGTACGACCGGTCGGTCGCCGACGAGATCATCGAGGTGTCGGACAAGGCGTCGTTCGACCTCACCCGGCGGCTGGCCCGCGAGGAGGGCCTGCTGGTCGGCGGGTCGTGCGGAATGGCCGTGGTCGCGGCGCTGGAGGTGGCCCGCAACGCCGGCCCGGACGACGTCGTGGTGGTGCTACTGCCCGACGGTGGTCGCGGCTACCTGTCGAAGATCTTCAACGACGACTGGATGGCCCGCTACGGCTTCCTGGAGACCGGCAACGCCGAGCCGACCGTGGCGGACGCCCTGGCCAGCAAGCCGGGCGGAGTGCCGGAGTTGATCCACGTGCACCCGACCGAGACGGTCCGGGACGCGATCGACTACATGCGCGAGTACGCCGTCTCCCAGCTCCCGGTGCTCAAGGCCGAACCGCCGGTGGTCACCGGCGAGGTCGCCGGCTCGATCGCCGAGCGGGACCTGCTCGACGCGCTCTTCACCGGCCAGGCGCACCTGCACGACATGATCGAGCGGCACATGGGCCCGCCGCTGCCGATGATCGGTGGCGGTCAGCCGGTGAGCGAGGCGGTGGGCCTGCTGGAGAAGTCGGACGCCGCGCTGGTGCTGGTGGACGGCAAACCACGGGGCGTACTAACCCGACAGGACCTGCTCGCCCACCTCGGCGCCCGCTAA
- a CDS encoding type II toxin-antitoxin system RelE family toxin, translating to MTDPDPGRYRLQVAGPAARALAGRMPEKVAAAVYEFITTALVENPHRVGKRLLLPPFEGTWSARRGTYRVLYEIDEDDLVVTVTAIEHRADAYRSR from the coding sequence GTGACCGATCCGGACCCCGGCCGCTATCGGCTCCAGGTGGCGGGACCCGCAGCACGCGCGCTGGCCGGGCGGATGCCGGAAAAGGTCGCCGCGGCCGTCTACGAGTTCATCACCACGGCGCTTGTGGAAAATCCGCACCGCGTCGGCAAACGACTACTCCTTCCGCCGTTCGAAGGCACCTGGTCAGCCCGGCGCGGCACGTACCGCGTCCTCTACGAGATCGACGAGGACGACCTCGTCGTGACGGTGACGGCAATCGAACACCGCGCGGACGCATACCGGTCGCGCTGA
- a CDS encoding YkvA family protein yields the protein MAKTLKRTAAFAALARALTSGSRGGPSLGARLAALPRMIRATARGEYDGGLRLALMAAATAYVVSPVDLAPELLLAVFGLADDALMVTWLAGSVLAETERFLLWEARRDSVVPGHVVP from the coding sequence ATGGCGAAGACACTGAAGCGGACGGCGGCGTTCGCGGCGCTGGCCCGGGCGTTGACATCCGGGTCGCGGGGTGGACCGTCGCTGGGGGCCCGGCTGGCGGCATTGCCCCGGATGATCCGCGCGACGGCCCGCGGCGAGTACGACGGCGGCCTGCGATTGGCCCTGATGGCGGCGGCGACCGCGTACGTGGTCTCGCCGGTGGACCTGGCACCGGAGCTGTTGCTGGCGGTCTTCGGGCTGGCCGACGACGCGCTCATGGTGACCTGGCTGGCCGGCAGCGTGCTCGCCGAGACCGAGCGTTTCCTGCTCTGGGAGGCGCGCCGGGACAGCGTGGTACCCGGTCACGTGGTGCCCTGA
- a CDS encoding ribonuclease Z, with product MTRELVVLGTASQVPTRQRNHNGYLLRWDNEMIMFDPGEGSQRQMLRAGISATDLTRICITHFHGDHCLGLPGMIQRLSLDRVPHPVPVHFPAGGTEYFERLRHASAFHETADVRPEPVESDGQTIPISGATITARRLHHPVEAYGYRLVEPDGRRMLPERLAAYGISGPAIGELIRAGEIESGGRRVPLDAVSEPRRGQRFAFVMDTGLCDAVYHLADGADLLVIESTFLAEDAALAAEAGHLTAAQAARVATETGVRRLVLTHFSQRYPDPTRFEAEAREHFTGDLVIAEDLGRVRVPRLSSAG from the coding sequence GTGACCCGTGAACTGGTGGTTCTGGGCACCGCCAGCCAGGTACCCACCCGGCAGCGCAACCACAACGGTTACCTGCTGCGCTGGGACAACGAGATGATCATGTTCGACCCCGGCGAGGGCAGCCAACGGCAGATGCTCCGGGCCGGGATCTCGGCCACCGACCTGACCCGGATCTGCATCACCCACTTCCACGGCGACCACTGCCTCGGCCTGCCCGGCATGATCCAGCGCCTCTCCCTGGACCGGGTACCGCACCCGGTCCCGGTGCACTTCCCGGCCGGCGGCACCGAATACTTCGAGCGGCTACGGCACGCCAGCGCCTTCCACGAGACCGCCGACGTCCGCCCCGAACCCGTCGAATCCGACGGCCAGACCATCCCGATCAGCGGCGCGACGATCACCGCCCGCCGGCTGCACCACCCCGTCGAGGCGTACGGCTATCGGCTGGTCGAGCCGGACGGGCGCCGGATGCTGCCGGAACGGCTGGCCGCGTACGGCATCTCCGGGCCGGCGATCGGCGAGCTGATCCGCGCCGGGGAGATCGAGTCCGGCGGACGTCGCGTGCCCCTGGACGCGGTCAGCGAACCGCGCCGGGGCCAGCGGTTCGCCTTCGTCATGGACACCGGGCTCTGCGACGCCGTGTACCACCTCGCCGACGGAGCCGACCTGCTGGTGATCGAGTCGACCTTCCTGGCCGAGGACGCCGCGTTGGCCGCCGAGGCCGGGCACCTGACCGCGGCCCAGGCCGCGCGGGTGGCCACCGAAACCGGCGTACGCCGGCTCGTGCTGACCCACTTCTCCCAGCGCTACCCCGACCCGACCCGGTTCGAGGCGGAGGCACGCGAGCACTTCACCGGCGACCTGGTGATCGCCGAGGACCTCGGCCGGGTCCGGGTGCCCCGGCTATCCTCGGCCGGGTGA
- a CDS encoding type II toxin-antitoxin system Phd/YefM family antitoxin: MTVVPFTDARNRLSELIDEVTRTHERVEITRHGHPAAVLISADDLAALEETLEVLSSAEAMRQLAESRAAIEAGDVLDADELASLIAKRSKKAR; the protein is encoded by the coding sequence ATGACCGTCGTGCCGTTCACTGACGCCCGCAATCGCCTGTCGGAGCTCATCGACGAGGTGACCAGGACGCACGAGCGGGTGGAGATCACCAGACACGGCCACCCGGCCGCAGTCCTGATCTCGGCCGATGATCTCGCGGCGCTGGAAGAGACCCTGGAAGTTCTGTCCAGCGCGGAGGCCATGCGACAGCTCGCCGAGTCCCGTGCGGCCATTGAAGCCGGTGACGTCCTCGACGCCGACGAGCTCGCGTCGTTGATCGCCAAGCGGTCGAAGAAGGCACGGTGA
- a CDS encoding GNAT family N-acetyltransferase, whose product MTPTLRPATADDLIAVGALHARSRQAAYRDFLAAEALAADSGDMLGLWWSERWKWERDTHRMTVVDAGDRLVGFSYVGPHELDPIGYGELCAIHLEPDQQGRGLGRALMVDALATLHTLGWHRAALWVLTGNTPAREFYRRGGWTADGVERTEHVGSALAAQLRYVRDLP is encoded by the coding sequence GTGACCCCCACCCTGCGCCCGGCGACCGCCGACGACCTGATCGCCGTCGGAGCGCTGCACGCGCGCTCCCGGCAGGCCGCCTACCGGGACTTCCTGGCCGCCGAGGCGCTGGCCGCCGACTCCGGCGACATGCTCGGCCTGTGGTGGAGCGAACGCTGGAAGTGGGAACGCGACACGCACCGGATGACCGTGGTCGACGCCGGTGACCGGCTGGTCGGCTTCAGCTACGTCGGACCGCACGAGCTAGACCCGATCGGGTACGGCGAACTCTGCGCCATCCACCTGGAGCCGGACCAGCAGGGTCGGGGCCTCGGCCGGGCGCTGATGGTCGACGCGCTCGCCACCCTGCACACGCTCGGCTGGCACCGGGCCGCCCTCTGGGTGCTGACCGGCAACACCCCGGCCCGGGAGTTCTACCGCCGTGGCGGGTGGACCGCCGACGGGGTCGAACGGACCGAGCACGTCGGCTCCGCCCTCGCGGCGCAGCTGCGCTACGTCCGGGACCTGCCCTAA